Genomic segment of Panicum virgatum strain AP13 chromosome 9N, P.virgatum_v5, whole genome shotgun sequence:
CGACcccttttcatcccctccgctAAACTGATCGCTCGTGCTCGGATTCGTAGATCCACCCATCGCACGCACACACGAACCCTACGGGCAGCGGAGGTCTGGAGCAGCCACGCCGCATCCCTCCTCTTCTCTGCGCAcccttctcttcctctctctctctctctccccttctcTCCCGTCGTCGCCATTTATTACTCCTCTTCGCCGCAAAATTCCTGTCGCAATAAAGGGCCCTGCGTCCACCGTccacgtgggcggcggctgcggaggcggcggcggcgggcgccggagATGTGAGAGCCGCCGCGCCGTTGGAGATGgctgcggcgggggcgggggccggGGGCGAGGGGAAGAAGCGGGGCGCGTCGCGGAGCTGGATCCTGTTCGACGCGGCCGGGGAGGAGCGGGTGCTGGACGCCGACAAGTACGCCATCATGCACCGCGTCGACATCAACGCGCGCGACCTCCGCATCCTCGACCCGCTGCTGTCCTACCCCTCCACCATCCTCGGGCGCGAGCGCGCCATCGTGCTCAACCTCGAGGTGCGCCCCCTGGTCCCGCCCGCCTCGCCGATCCTGAGGTGCCTCTGTGCTGCCAATTATGCCGTTTTTTTTGTTCGGTGGACGTCGTGGGAGGAATCATGGAACGGCGTATGCTGGGGCCTGGGCGTTCCCCGGAATTACTTGAATTTCCATTCCTTTTGAGGCATGTTACATGGTGCTTTGTGGCTAGACGGTGCTGCCAGTTGTGGAGTGGTAGAGCCAAGTTTTTAGTAGGCTCCGCTTGACTGATCCCCTAGCTGCGGGTGATTTTTCATGATCTCTGAATTTCTGATGGCTTGGTTTTGCTTTCATGGTTAAGGGCGCTGATTACTTGACGCAGCTGCTTTATCTCAACATGTAAAAGGCATTTCTaacaacttttattttctcttttgaTGGAATCTTCATCGGTGGTTCGAGCAGCATATAAAGGCGATCATCACTTCCGAGGAGGTAAATTTTGAATTGTACTGCTTAATTCTCAATTTGTTCTTCTCATAATCTGGGCTCTAGAGTACTAACAGGTTTCTGTGAGTTAAACTTGCAATATCACTCATGCTAACTTGGATGATTAGATATCTGTAATTTCATAGTTTATTTGATGGAACTGAATCTTAGGGTGGTGGATGTGGTAACTCACAGCTGTTGTGTCTGGCTTGGCTCAGGTTTTGCTTAGGGATCCATCTGATGAGAATGTAATCCCTGTGGTAGAGGAGCTCCGGAGGCGCTTAGCACCATCAAATGCCACTCAGCATGATGGAAAGGAGAACTTAAGTGGCCAGCATGATGCAGAAGGGGCGGAAGAGGATGGTAAGTTGTGCTTTGCTATTCTTTTCTCAACTGCTTGTGGTAGAAGGACATTTCTATATTTGTGCAATGTTGATGTAGTTACTTTGTTTGACATCTATCCCTCTTGTATTCCATTTTACTTTGATGCCTGAACAAACAAGCAATGAAATGTTTTTAGACATGAAAATTACACAAGGAATAAATGGACGTATATTTTTTGATATGGCATGCCATtgtgtttctttctttttttggtcTGTGTTGTCTTGGGTCATTCTTTTGGCAAAAATACGACATGTTGGTCCAAGTAGAAAACTCCATAGTATATATAGCCATGGCACTAGGCCCCTAACTGTGATATGCTAATGCACTATCTGGGTCTCCTTGCACTGGGTCAATAATGTTGTATGACTCTTCGCTCTCTAAATTATGTCCATTTGACTTCTCCTAGTAGTTTCAGATAAATGAAATTATGAAAGCGACTTGAGATATCCAAATTATGATTTGTTTGTGACATGTGTGTGCATGCCCACATGTCTATCCCTTTTTTCCCTGAAAGAAAGATGATCATGAAGAAAGAATAAAGTTGACCAGAGCATAGTAACATATTTCTAAGTATAATCCAAATCAATACTTGGTTTATATGAGACCTTTATGTTTCATTTCAATAAACTTATCCTAGGCGTTTTAAAGTTTATATACTGTAGAAAACAAATTACAGTTCATGTGCCATTTTCCCATTTTGAGCCATATCCTGACCCCCTTGGGTCAATTGATGGCAAACATTCTATCTGTGTAATTGGTTTGTGCTAGATGAAAGTACAACAAAAGCCTGGTTATTGTTTCACTTATGTTTATTCTGGTTGGATTATTTTTCTAGGTTCTAGTTAAGTCTTTTATTTATGTTAGTGGATTCTCAGAGTAGTTATACACAATTCATTAACATCTTGCAATCTGATTTCATGAACCCCAGAATCTCCTTTTGAGTTCCGTGCACTGGAGGTTACTCTGGAAGCAATATGCAGTTTCCTTGATGCACGCACTACTGAACTTGAGACTGATGCTTACCCAGCTTTGGATGAATTGACATCCAAGGTGAGTGAATGTGCTAGCATACCATGTTCCATTAGTATGAACTTGATTAGATCATTCTAGCACGTTCTAACAGAATTCAGCATCCTAGAAACATGGTCTGATTTATTTTAAATAACATTTGAAAGATATGCTAATTGCAGGGTGCAGAAATGTGCTACTTTACAATTTTTTCATAAACGCAATTTAGATATATATGCAGACACTGGATAAAGTGATGCTGCACAATCATCTTTTAGTTTCTTATCTGTAGGGAACTAGGGAGAGTTAGCATTGTTTGGTAGAAATTTCTACACGTAATGACAACAAAAGATTGCAACAACAGTGACCTTGATGCTCTACCTCCTCTAGCCCCTTTTGGTCATAGATATTTTGCCATCATTTTAGTACCAATCAAATTTACATGCCGGTTTGCAAATAAGGCTAAACGAATACTAAAATTGTTGTCTTTCAAGCATGCTAGTCTTAAAAGTGAAaacatagatatatatatatatatatatatatataagcataATTTTCAATTCATTCTAACAGATAATCTGCTTCATGATTAGTTTAATTCACTTCCAACATAATATTGGCTAAGTTGCATGGTAGTACCCCAGAATAAACTAAACCTGCATTGGTGAATAGTATTCACAAAAGCTGCAAACCGATCTCCTTGACAACGTCATATGTTTCCAGGTTTCAGTATACCCATGAAGGCACATTAGCAGGATCTTTCTAATTCCTAATTACATCCTCTTCATACATTCTGCTTTAGCAATTTCTTCATTTTCTTCCACATTAAGCTGAGCTGTTGTGGATCTCACAGATCAGCAGTCGCAACTTGGATAGGGTACGAAAGTTAAAAAGCGGCATGACAAGATTGACTGCAAGGGTTCAGAAGGTCTGGTTCCTGTTTATTATATTCCATTTGGTTTGCTATAACTTTTATGTACAGTGAAACTTTTGCATATTTTTCATGAGAATGTGGATCAGTTGTGCTATTCACTGTGTTCCGAAAGTCGTGTTGCAATCCCAGTTCCTATGCTTTGCGGAAGCTTAGTTCTCATCATGAACCATGTTGTAAGAGGCTAGACAGTCGTGATGGGAAGCACTATGTTCTGGACCTGTGTTGAATTACCTTAGTTTTGTACCGTTTTGTTTGCCATTAAATTCTTTGATGGGGTTGAATCACTTAGTTTTCTGAAAAACATATTTTCTACAAATGAAGCGACAAATTTGGCTGACCTTTATGTGTAAGATATTAACAATGCAACCATTTTAAAGCTTATATGAGTCTTGGATCTGTGTTCTCTTTTTATGGTTTTGTCCATAAATAAAAGGTATCACAAAATGTTTTCTATTTGCCAGGTGAGAGACGAGCTTGAACAATTATTGGATGATGACGATGACATGGCTGATCTTTACTTGTCTAGAAAGTTGGCTGGGGCATCTTCCCCTGTCAGTGGTTCTGGAGGACCAAATTGGTTCCCCGCATCCCCAACTATTGGTTCAAAAATATCAAGAGCAAGCAGAGCCAGTGCACCTACCATACATGGTAATGAGAATGATGTGGAAGAACTGGAGATGTTGCTAGAGGTTTGTATTTTGCTCCTTTACCTGAAGGCCATAACTTATCAGTTGTTATTGTTCTTGCCTTTGGTTGAGTAAGAGTTACTTAAATTTGCAGGCATATTTCATGCAAATTGATGGCACTTTAAACAAATTGACAACGGTAAGTGGGCGCAGCTGGTATTAACCTTACAACATCATAATGGACGAGCAAAGCCTGTCCTATACCAAGAGAACTTTTAGGATTTAGCCCTGGGTTGACACTGTATTTTTCTGCCACACCTTTTCAGCTGAGAGAGTACATTGATGACACGGAAGATTACATTAATATCCAGGTAACATTTTCCGATGTGTGTGCATGCTGGTATGTTTTAACCATTCAGTTTCTAATTTTTTTCGTCTCTCTTTCTTCATTTGGTGTGCAGCTTGACAACCACCGTAATCAGTTGATTCAGGTAAATTTACAGTAACACAGGACCTTGTCAGATATGTAGAAACTTCAGAGATACAGATTGATTTATAAGAGTAACACCTTAGTAGTTTGATGGTAATCAATAGGTGCTGAATGGGCATTCCATTCCCATAATCTTGTTGTATCACCCAAGCAAAGTCTTGATTAATACTTGTTGCATTTTGGCACTCTTAGTTTAACATATATTTTTCCTTTTGTCCCCGCAGCTAGAGTTATTCTTGAGTTCCGGGACCGTATGCTTGTCGCTTTACTCATTAGTTGCTGGAATCTTTGGTATGAATATACCATACACCTGGAACGACAACCATGGGTATGTCTTCAAATGGGTAAGTTACCGCACACACTCTGACATGCTGTATGATAATTGTCTGATTGATGACTTGTTGCCAGCTGTAACTTGTTCCCCCTGTGACAGGTGGTTCTCGTATCCGGGCTTTTTTGCGCCTTTATGTTTGTCTCCATTGTTGCTTATGCGAGGCACAAGGGTCTCGTTGGATCCTGAATAGCTGAAATAACCGCAGCTTGCTTCCCTCAACTGTAAATTGAGCTAGAGAGCATCAACTTTGCGGTGCGATTCATCTCTTGTACCAAATTCATTAGTATCAAATTGGAGATATCGAATAGGAACaataaatagaagaaaattaatgcaaaagaaatATATGGCGATGTCTCCCACTTGTTTCCCGGTTTCATAATATTTTTCTGCGATATTATCAAAGTCGATGCTATTAACTAGGGTAGCTCTTTCTGAAACAATTTCATAACTATTGCACAGGTATCTGCATTCTCCTTAACTTTTCGTTAGAAAAGCCTCCCTTTTCCTCTTACAAGTTGAATAATTGCTCTTGACATTTCTGAATGAGTGGTAACACGATGGCACCAGCGTGACTATATATTCTCATATATCGTGTGATTTGAGTTTCTGGAACTGGAAGTCCTTCACTCTTCTGCGAGCTAATCTTACAGTACTAGAGGCCTCCTGTTGAAAACATCATCTTCTTTTTGGTATAATAAAGCCGTTACCAACACATAGAGACATAGAGTGGTTATGAACTGTAATACATCACTACTACCAGAGGCGTCAGAGCTTCCTGTTTTGAACAACAGCTTCGGACACAAATAGCTACAAGCCTACAAGGCCCAAGGCCCAGAGACTGAGACCTTCGGGAAGAAAGCCCATTCGATATGGagtacttttctttctttctttttttgccaCCTATGGAGTACTTTTCTAATGCGGAGGCTTCATTTATTGGACCTTATTGAGAATTTGAGATCGCAGGCAGAGCTAAGCGAGATTGAATTTGGCGAGGATACGGTTGAGCTTCTCCTTGGACAGCGGCTGCGAGCACAAAAGTTCAGACATTATCAGGAAACGCTCATTGAATCATCTCAAAAGAAACGATCGCTCATCAGAGCTGCTCATTGCTGCACTGCCCACCTATCCCTTGTACAAGAGAGGAGTCGGTGCATCACAGAGCACGCGGTCAGTTGGTGGCTCACCTTGGGCGTGAAGTCGTCGGCCCCGGCCTTGATGaacgcgtcggcgtcggcggcgaggctgtCGCTCGACAGCCCGACGATCGGCGTCGTGACGCCCAGTGCCCGAATCTGCCGCGTCGCCTGCACGCGCACGCCGGTCAGCGTCAGCTCGTCGACGTCGTCGTTACAGTTATAACCGGGCGAGCGTGTCGTTGTGTAACGGCGCGCGCACCGGCGAAAGGTACCTCGTGTCCGTCCATGACGGGCATCTGCCGGTCGGTGAGGATGAGGTCGTAGGCGCCGCCCTCCCGCACGCGCCGCACCGCCTCGGCGCCGTTCCCGGCCTCGCCcagctccacgccgccggcggcgtcccTCAGCAGCGCCCTGGCCCGAACCTGCGCGCCAGGGCGGTCGCACCGGCCGGCCCTCAGCATCGAGCATGTACACACTATGACTACGAGTTGGTGCGTGCGCCCGCAACGTACGTACGTACCCGGTGGATCTCCTCGTCCTCGACGAGGAGGACCCTGATCACCCTGCgctccttcgccgccgcgcccgccattGCAGACCGCCTGGCTACTAGACCGCAGCTCAGGCAGCGCAAGCACTGGCAAGCCAAGTGCGCGGTGGTGTGGCAGCTCTAGTTAGCAGCTGTCCGGCGGTCCGGCCGGCAGGGCGTTTAAGTATCCCGGCGGAGCACCGGGCGCGCAGGTGGGCCTGCCTGCCGGGACAACAACGTTTCACGGAGAGTTGCATGGGAGGGATCTCCACGCAATCTACCGGTGCCCGCCCCGTTTCGGCAAGGCCGGGAAGCCTCCATGTGCCGAGCCCTGATCATGGCtcgtcgccgcgcgcgcggcggcggcggctcccacTCCCAGCGAGCGAGCGCGAGCCGGCCCCCCGGCCTGGTCCGGAGCCGGCCGCGAGCACGGGACGACGCGCCCGATCGGTCGACCTGCCGACCGGTGCCGTCCGGAACCACCGCACGAGGATGCGTGGCTGGCTACTGCGATCGATCGGGCAGGAGCGTTACCGCTTCGAGGTGGCTGCTTGCCCGGACTGGTGCTAGAGGTTCTGGCCGGCCTGCGCGAATTATTGGGCGGCCTCCTCCGTGGTCTGGCTTGTCTGCTAGCTATATATAGCATGTAGTAGTACTAGTAGCATGCTAATCGATCGCTATGGTATTGGTATCACGGGAATTTCTCAGGGTTAAGTCCTGTCGTGTCATGCCTTGATCTGCTAGCAATATGCAAATATACCAGCGAATGCGAATTCATTTTTGAAAATGCTAGGAAGAAGACGTCCGACGGATCGGATGCCCGCCAGCTGCGCTCCCCCACCGGCTGCACTCGCACGCTCCCCGTCCGTCCACCTGCTCCCCGCCGGCTGTGACTAGCCCATCATCCACGGCCTGCCGCCCCCGTCCGACCGTCAACAGCTGCGACAAACCGCGCGGTGGCGCcgagaggagcggcggcgcataGTGGTGCCACGGCGTGGCCATGGAGCGCACAGGAAGAAGGCGAGGCGGAGGAGTTTGACGGCGCGCACGTTGCAATCACAGTGTTTCAGAAGAATATTGCCAGTGTTTCACGCGATGTTGCATATATTTTACACATATGTTGCAAAGTGTTTTATCTGAAAATTAGAATGTTCTATGCAACATGGAACCGATGTTGCGACACTTTTTTTTCTCAACATCAACATATGGTCAATATTTTTTccaacatattttttttatattgcaGGCATTTATTTTCTATAATGTAAATATTATTCTTTAATATTGTGATGGACTAGTGGAGCGTCCAGGTGGCACCCACGAGCCCCCGTTTAGAACTTTTTCTTTTAATTAAACATAGACTTGAGTTACAAATTCAAATGGAGTTTGAATTCCATTATTTAAGACTTATCTTACCAAGTTTTATACATGTACAAGGATGATGGTAATTAATGCATGTTCAAAATGCAGGAAACTCAAATAAGATCAACAGATAAAGATAATTTTATTTTGGTATAAttcttttatttaatatttttaaaatttggaCCGTTACAATTAAACATTCAACCAAATTCATACTAAGGAACAATAAT
This window contains:
- the LOC120690154 gene encoding magnesium transporter MRS2-I → MAAAGAGAGGEGKKRGASRSWILFDAAGEERVLDADKYAIMHRVDINARDLRILDPLLSYPSTILGRERAIVLNLEHIKAIITSEEVLLRDPSDENVIPVVEELRRRLAPSNATQHDGKENLSGQHDAEGAEEDESPFEFRALEVTLEAICSFLDARTTELETDAYPALDELTSKISSRNLDRVRKLKSGMTRLTARVQKVRDELEQLLDDDDDMADLYLSRKLAGASSPVSGSGGPNWFPASPTIGSKISRASRASAPTIHGNENDVEELEMLLEAYFMQIDGTLNKLTTLREYIDDTEDYINIQLDNHRNQLIQLELFLSSGTVCLSLYSLVAGIFGMNIPYTWNDNHGYVFKWVVLVSGLFCAFMFVSIVAYARHKGLVGS
- the LOC120688670 gene encoding two-component response regulator ORR41-like — translated: MAGAAAKERRVIRVLLVEDEEIHRVRARALLRDAAGGVELGEAGNGAEAVRRVREGGAYDLILTDRQMPVMDGHEATRQIRALGVTTPIVGLSSDSLAADADAFIKAGADDFTPKPLSKEKLNRILAKFNLA